A genomic stretch from Kribbella amoyensis includes:
- a CDS encoding phytoene desaturase family protein gives MRDYYDAVIVGGGHNGLVAATYLARAGLSTLVLEQQPHTGGAAVSQQVFPGVDARLSRYSYLVSLLPDKVVADLGLSLDLRSRSVASYTPVHRDGRDLGLLVERPEGAATRRSFAALTGSDAEYDAWQSFYGAVGELAGVVAPTLLEPLQSAASLRRRVDAELWEELVERPLGETVERRFADDTVRGVVATDGVIGTFARLQDESLLQNRCFLYHLIGNGTGEWRVPVGGMGAVTDALLAAARTAGASVVTNAAVSSVEADGQRGSVTWMGGDGERSVDCRYVLANVAPSVLDRLRGRSVGEGPEGSQLKVNLLLSRLPRLKSGDDPRRAFAGTFHIDEEYSRLDTAYAEAAAGALPTVPPSEVYCHSLTDPTILSPSLVAAGYHTLTVFGVHFPARLFASDNEAARAESVRRVLAGLDAYLSEPLEDCIARDADGAPCVEAKTPYDIEASVGMPGGHIFHGDLQWPWLDDPSDGLSAPERWGVATDVANLMICGSGARRGGAVSGIAGHNAAQAVLEQHP, from the coding sequence ATGAGGGACTACTACGACGCCGTCATCGTGGGCGGCGGGCACAACGGTCTCGTCGCGGCCACGTACCTGGCCCGGGCCGGGCTGTCGACGCTGGTGCTCGAGCAGCAGCCGCACACGGGCGGCGCCGCGGTCAGCCAGCAGGTGTTCCCCGGCGTGGACGCGCGGCTGTCGCGGTACTCGTACCTGGTCAGCCTGCTCCCGGACAAGGTCGTGGCCGACCTCGGCCTGTCCCTCGACCTGCGGTCCCGCTCGGTCGCGTCGTACACCCCGGTCCACCGCGACGGCCGCGACCTCGGCCTGCTGGTCGAGCGGCCGGAGGGAGCCGCGACGCGTCGGTCGTTCGCGGCGCTGACCGGTAGCGACGCGGAGTACGACGCCTGGCAGTCGTTCTACGGAGCCGTCGGGGAGCTGGCTGGGGTGGTCGCGCCGACCTTGCTCGAGCCTCTGCAGTCTGCCGCTTCGCTGCGGCGGCGGGTGGACGCGGAATTGTGGGAGGAGCTCGTCGAGCGGCCGCTCGGGGAGACCGTCGAGCGCCGGTTCGCCGACGACACGGTCCGCGGCGTGGTCGCGACCGACGGCGTGATCGGTACGTTCGCCCGGTTGCAGGACGAGTCGCTGCTGCAGAACCGGTGCTTCCTGTACCACCTGATCGGCAACGGTACGGGCGAGTGGCGCGTCCCCGTCGGCGGCATGGGCGCGGTGACCGACGCGCTGCTCGCCGCGGCCCGGACGGCAGGCGCGTCGGTGGTGACCAACGCGGCCGTGTCCTCGGTCGAGGCCGACGGCCAACGCGGCTCGGTGACGTGGATGGGCGGTGACGGCGAGCGCTCGGTGGACTGCCGGTACGTCCTCGCGAACGTGGCCCCGTCCGTGCTCGACCGACTACGCGGTCGATCCGTTGGCGAAGGGCCGGAGGGTTCGCAGTTGAAGGTGAACCTGCTGCTCTCGCGACTCCCCCGGCTCAAGTCGGGCGACGACCCGCGGCGCGCGTTCGCGGGGACGTTCCACATCGACGAGGAGTACAGCCGCCTCGACACCGCGTACGCCGAGGCCGCGGCCGGCGCGCTGCCCACGGTCCCGCCCTCCGAGGTGTACTGCCACTCGCTGACCGACCCGACCATCCTCAGCCCGTCCCTGGTTGCCGCGGGCTACCACACCCTCACCGTCTTCGGCGTCCACTTCCCCGCCCGTTTGTTTGCCTCAGACAACGAAGCGGCCCGGGCCGAGTCCGTCCGCCGCGTCCTGGCCGGCCTGGACGCGTACCTGTCCGAACCCCTCGAGGACTGCATCGCCCGCGACGCCGACGGCGCCCCGTGCGTGGAGGCGAAGACGCCGTACGACATCGAGGCCTCGGTCGGGATGCCGGGCGGCCACATCTTCCACGGCGACCTCCAGTGGCCCTGGCTCGACGATCCCTCCGACGGCCTCTCGGCCCCCGAGCGCTGGGGCGTCGCGACCGATGTGGCGAACCTCATGATCTGCGGCTCCGGAGCCCGCCGAGGCGGCGCGGTCAGCGGCATAGCCGGCCACAACGCCGCCCAGGCCGTCCTCGAACAGCACCCCTGA
- the tenA gene encoding thiaminase II, whose amino-acid sequence MTFSADLWEHGAAKVYEEIVRHPFITGLTDGTLPHAKFRYFVIQDSHYLRAYSRALALVAARATDEDAVSMFCRHAAEAIDVERELHASLLGSLGLTSADVDTAGSGPTTTAYMSYLTAVCATGTYAEAVAAVLPCYWIYRDVGRALLERSSPDPLYAQWIATYGSPEFDAVVESVLGVTNRLGTEVGPAERDRCLRHFSTTTRYEWMFWDAAYHELEWPV is encoded by the coding sequence ATGACGTTTTCCGCCGACCTGTGGGAGCACGGCGCGGCCAAGGTGTACGAGGAGATCGTCCGGCATCCGTTCATCACCGGGCTGACCGACGGGACGCTCCCGCACGCGAAGTTCCGGTACTTCGTCATCCAGGACAGCCACTACCTGCGCGCGTACTCCCGCGCGCTCGCGCTGGTCGCCGCCCGCGCGACCGACGAGGACGCGGTCAGCATGTTCTGCCGGCACGCCGCAGAGGCGATCGACGTCGAGCGGGAACTGCACGCGTCTCTGCTCGGCTCCCTCGGACTCACCTCGGCCGACGTCGACACGGCCGGCTCGGGCCCGACGACCACGGCGTACATGTCGTACCTGACCGCGGTCTGCGCGACCGGTACGTACGCGGAGGCCGTCGCCGCCGTACTGCCCTGCTACTGGATCTACCGCGACGTCGGCCGCGCCCTGCTCGAGCGGTCGTCGCCGGACCCGCTCTACGCGCAGTGGATCGCGACGTACGGTTCCCCCGAGTTCGACGCGGTCGTAGAGTCGGTACTGGGGGTAACTAACCGGCTCGGCACCGAAGTCGGACCGGCCGAGCGGGATCGTTGCCTCCGGCACTTCTCCACCACCACCCGGTACGAGTGGATGTTCTGGGACGCCGCGTACCACGAACTGGAGTGGCCGGTCTGA
- a CDS encoding aminotransferase class V-fold PLP-dependent enzyme has protein sequence MGERPAAVDPATTERPVTVGPTMPPDTPLLRRIRASVIGDDQVMPGPYGPRRVTYADYTASGRALTFLEDFLRAEVLPRYANTHTESSGTGLQTTRLREDARRIIHDSVGGDDETAVIFCGSGATGAIDKLIGVLGLRIPAELDDRYHFRDQIPPQDRPVVFIGPYEHHSNELPWRESIADVVLIGQDSDGHIDIPMLEAKLTEYAARPLKIGSFSAASNVTGIVSNTHRVSALLHRYGALSFWDFAAAAPYVEIDMYGGRDRDPLAYKDAIFLSPHKFIGGPGTPGVLVARRELLRNRVPDVPGGGTVAYVNPIEHRYLDDPVHREEGGTPAIIGSIRAGLVFQLKQAVGIDVIRAHEDAYLRRAVAAWKQEPNLEILGNLDSERLSIVSFVVKAPSGRYLHHNFVVAVLNDLFGIQSRGGCSCAGPYGHTLLGIDLERSHEFAEEIEHGCEGIKPGWVRVNFNYFISEAVFAYVVEAVQLVARHGWRLLGDYRFDPSNGLWRHHRGPVEPPLRLSQVGYDADGSLRYPRHGATAPESALREYLAEARDLLAACRYAGTEAEGHVNSEFDHLRWFDLPSSCLAPVVR, from the coding sequence ATGGGGGAGCGTCCTGCCGCCGTCGACCCGGCGACCACCGAGCGTCCAGTCACCGTGGGTCCCACCATGCCGCCGGACACGCCCCTGTTGCGCCGGATCCGGGCCTCCGTGATCGGCGACGACCAGGTGATGCCCGGGCCGTACGGACCGCGCCGGGTCACCTACGCCGACTACACCGCGAGCGGCCGGGCGCTGACGTTCCTCGAGGACTTCCTCCGCGCCGAGGTGCTGCCGCGGTACGCGAACACCCACACCGAGTCGAGCGGGACCGGGCTGCAGACCACCCGGTTGCGCGAAGACGCCCGCCGGATCATCCACGACAGCGTCGGCGGCGACGACGAGACCGCGGTGATCTTCTGCGGCTCCGGGGCGACCGGCGCGATCGACAAGCTGATCGGCGTGCTCGGGCTGCGGATCCCGGCCGAGCTCGACGACCGGTACCACTTCCGCGACCAGATCCCGCCGCAGGACCGCCCGGTCGTCTTCATCGGGCCGTACGAGCACCACTCGAACGAACTGCCCTGGCGCGAGTCCATCGCCGACGTGGTGCTGATCGGGCAGGACTCCGACGGGCACATCGACATCCCGATGCTCGAGGCGAAGCTGACCGAGTACGCCGCCCGGCCGCTGAAGATCGGCTCCTTCTCGGCCGCCAGCAACGTCACCGGGATCGTCAGCAACACCCACCGTGTCTCGGCGCTGCTGCACCGGTACGGCGCGTTGTCGTTCTGGGACTTCGCCGCGGCCGCGCCGTACGTGGAGATCGACATGTACGGCGGTCGCGACCGGGACCCGCTGGCGTACAAGGACGCGATCTTCCTCAGTCCGCACAAGTTCATCGGTGGTCCCGGGACGCCCGGGGTCCTGGTGGCCCGGCGGGAGTTGTTGCGCAACCGCGTCCCCGACGTACCGGGTGGCGGCACGGTGGCGTACGTGAATCCGATCGAGCACCGGTACCTCGACGACCCCGTCCATCGCGAGGAAGGCGGCACGCCCGCGATCATCGGGTCGATCCGGGCCGGCCTGGTGTTCCAGCTGAAGCAGGCGGTCGGGATTGACGTGATCCGGGCGCACGAGGACGCGTACCTGCGCCGCGCCGTGGCCGCGTGGAAGCAGGAGCCGAACCTGGAGATCCTCGGCAACCTGGACTCCGAGCGGCTGTCGATCGTGTCGTTCGTGGTGAAGGCACCGTCCGGGCGCTACCTGCACCACAACTTCGTCGTCGCGGTGCTGAACGACCTGTTCGGGATCCAGTCCCGCGGCGGCTGCTCGTGCGCGGGTCCGTACGGGCACACCCTGCTCGGCATCGACCTGGAACGGTCGCACGAGTTCGCCGAGGAGATCGAGCACGGGTGTGAGGGGATCAAGCCGGGCTGGGTCCGGGTGAACTTCAACTACTTCATCTCCGAGGCCGTGTTCGCCTACGTCGTCGAGGCGGTCCAGCTGGTCGCGCGGCACGGCTGGCGGCTGCTCGGCGACTACCGGTTCGACCCGTCCAACGGCCTGTGGCGGCACCACCGTGGTCCGGTCGAACCGCCGCTGCGGCTGTCCCAGGTCGGGTACGACGCCGACGGCAGCCTCCGGTACCCGCGGCACGGGGCGACCGCGCCGGAGTCGGCGTTGCGGGAGTACCTGGCCGAGGCCCGCGACCTGCTGGCCGCGTGCCGGTACGCGGGGACCGAGGCCGAGGGCCACGTCAACAGCGAGTTCGACCACCTGCGCTGGTTCGACCTGCCGAGCAGCTGCCTGGCCCCGGTCGTCCGCTGA
- a CDS encoding DUF4386 family protein produces the protein MIERHELRWGGIAGLAFVVLALLGKFLPGTAPGVDEPADAIRNYLVDGRASILTGALLWSAAAGLIIWFAAAFAEALRERDERSDLHMAVLAGSVLVGAAIFVNAAASAAVAYGVENRQPAMTVMMYQWSAVITTLIGFAAVLPLAAAGLGVLRTRLMPNWLGYLALGAAVVSFAGAFGVFETDGTFAAGGTLMTTVPLLVAAVWITCASAYMVREQLPEIRTGEAAMPQT, from the coding sequence ATGATCGAGCGACATGAGTTGCGGTGGGGCGGTATCGCCGGGTTGGCGTTCGTCGTCCTGGCCCTGCTCGGGAAGTTCCTGCCCGGCACCGCGCCGGGCGTCGACGAGCCGGCGGACGCGATCAGGAACTACCTGGTCGACGGCCGCGCCTCGATCCTCACCGGGGCGCTGCTGTGGAGCGCCGCGGCCGGGTTGATCATCTGGTTCGCGGCCGCCTTCGCCGAGGCGCTGCGGGAACGGGACGAGCGCAGCGACCTGCACATGGCCGTGCTGGCCGGGTCGGTCCTGGTCGGCGCCGCCATCTTCGTGAACGCGGCGGCGAGCGCGGCCGTGGCGTACGGCGTCGAGAACCGGCAGCCCGCGATGACGGTGATGATGTACCAGTGGTCGGCCGTCATCACCACGCTGATCGGATTCGCCGCGGTCCTGCCGCTCGCGGCCGCCGGGCTCGGGGTACTGCGGACCCGCCTGATGCCGAACTGGCTCGGGTACCTCGCGCTGGGTGCGGCCGTGGTGTCGTTCGCCGGTGCGTTCGGGGTGTTCGAGACCGACGGGACGTTCGCGGCCGGTGGCACCCTGATGACCACGGTGCCGCTGCTGGTGGCCGCCGTCTGGATCACCTGCGCCAGCGCGTACATGGTCCGCGAGCAGCTGCCCGAGATCAGGACCGGCGAGGCGGCGATGCCCCAGACGTAG
- a CDS encoding oxidoreductase: MSTWLITGCSTGLGRALAEAVLAAGHQAVVTARDAGTLASLAAEYPETALALPLDVTDRGQIAATVSQAESRFGGVDVLVNNAGYGYRAAVEEADEADVEQLFATNFFGAVAVIKAVLPGMRARRTGAIVNVSSIGARICPPGSGYYAASKAALEGMSGSLRKEVEPLGLTVTVVEPGGFRTDFAGRSLTQSAEALADYAATAGPRRKENDTVHGTQPGDPAKAAAAIITAVESGELPAFLLLGSDALGAVTGVLEAERAEIDRWSKLTLSTDY; encoded by the coding sequence ATGAGCACGTGGTTGATCACCGGCTGTTCCACCGGCCTGGGTCGCGCCCTCGCCGAAGCGGTCCTCGCGGCCGGCCACCAGGCGGTCGTCACGGCCCGCGACGCCGGTACGCTCGCCAGCCTGGCCGCAGAGTACCCGGAGACAGCCCTGGCGTTGCCGCTCGACGTGACCGACCGCGGCCAGATCGCGGCCACGGTGTCGCAGGCGGAGTCGCGGTTCGGCGGGGTGGACGTGCTGGTGAACAACGCCGGCTACGGGTACCGCGCGGCCGTCGAGGAGGCGGACGAGGCCGACGTCGAGCAGTTGTTCGCGACGAACTTCTTCGGTGCCGTGGCCGTGATCAAGGCGGTCCTGCCGGGGATGCGCGCACGGCGTACCGGGGCGATCGTGAACGTGTCCTCGATAGGGGCCCGGATCTGCCCGCCTGGCTCGGGGTACTACGCCGCCTCGAAGGCTGCCCTGGAAGGGATGTCGGGCTCCCTGCGCAAGGAGGTCGAGCCGCTCGGCCTCACGGTCACCGTGGTGGAACCGGGTGGCTTCCGTACCGACTTCGCCGGGCGCTCGCTGACCCAGTCGGCCGAGGCGCTGGCCGACTACGCGGCCACGGCCGGCCCACGGCGCAAGGAGAACGACACCGTCCACGGCACGCAACCAGGGGACCCGGCCAAGGCCGCAGCGGCGATCATCACAGCTGTCGAATCAGGTGAGCTGCCTGCGTTCTTGTTGCTCGGGTCCGATGCCCTTGGGGCGGTAACCGGCGTACTGGAGGCGGAGCGCGCGGAGATCGACCGATGGAGCAAGCTCACCTTGAGCACGGACTACTGA
- a CDS encoding HNH endonuclease signature motif containing protein produces MKGICGRPGWSMSGGELLSTLDAVQAEIARLQTYRLELLAELDSRGHAAEVGARDTATLIATRHRLDPREVRRDLRFALALPKYDAVRAALPSADADLGPGELHPAQGEAIVAALEKVPTAAKVPVETLRVAESELVKAAAVLNPADLRRLGRKVRDTLDPDGREPDEDRAHDAEDLWLKPGALGIEFGGYLAGDNGELLQTLIFAGAKPHQTPEGRRDPRSRGKRQADALTAILTTAAATGTAVPSHGGIRPHVTVTISLDDLISGTGTGDLAHGNTLSAAAVRRLACDAGIIPLVLGANSEPLDLGTQHRFVTPALRQALNARDRGCVICGAPPAMCEAHHLIHWANGGKTALTNLALLCKQDHHQVHRGNYILEMHQGRPRATTGPWTTPTTPAPNRPPTPQPTANRQPAAGETSTATPRPTANASPTGGTNRTAASRPTANARPTGGRRDTANPRPAANRRPAATTAATTATATSHPAHRNRPPTRTKPPRPPPPTTP; encoded by the coding sequence ATGAAGGGGATCTGCGGGCGGCCGGGCTGGTCGATGAGTGGCGGCGAGTTGCTGTCCACGCTCGACGCCGTGCAAGCCGAGATCGCCCGGCTGCAGACGTACCGGCTGGAGCTTCTGGCCGAGCTGGATTCCCGCGGTCACGCAGCCGAGGTCGGTGCGCGCGACACTGCCACCTTGATCGCGACGCGGCATCGGCTGGATCCTCGGGAGGTCCGGCGGGATCTCCGGTTCGCGCTGGCGTTGCCCAAGTACGACGCGGTTCGGGCCGCGTTGCCTTCTGCTGACGCTGACCTTGGTCCTGGGGAGCTCCATCCTGCGCAGGGGGAGGCGATCGTGGCGGCGTTGGAGAAGGTGCCGACGGCCGCGAAGGTTCCGGTGGAAACCCTGCGCGTCGCCGAATCCGAGCTGGTGAAGGCCGCCGCCGTCCTGAACCCGGCCGACCTCCGCCGCCTCGGCCGCAAGGTCCGCGACACCCTCGACCCGGACGGCCGCGAGCCGGACGAGGACCGCGCCCACGACGCCGAGGACCTCTGGCTCAAACCAGGGGCCCTCGGCATCGAATTCGGCGGCTACCTGGCCGGCGACAACGGCGAGCTCCTGCAAACGCTGATCTTCGCCGGCGCCAAACCCCACCAGACCCCGGAGGGCCGCCGCGATCCCCGCTCCCGCGGTAAGCGCCAGGCCGACGCCCTGACCGCAATCCTCACGACGGCCGCCGCGACCGGTACAGCCGTCCCCTCCCACGGCGGCATCCGCCCGCATGTGACCGTGACGATCAGCCTGGACGACCTGATCAGCGGCACCGGTACAGGCGACCTTGCCCACGGCAACACCCTCTCGGCAGCAGCAGTCCGTCGCCTGGCCTGCGACGCCGGCATCATCCCGCTCGTCCTCGGCGCGAACTCCGAACCCCTCGACCTCGGTACCCAGCACCGCTTCGTCACCCCGGCCCTCCGCCAAGCCCTCAACGCCCGCGACCGCGGCTGCGTGATCTGCGGCGCCCCACCAGCCATGTGCGAGGCTCATCACCTGATCCACTGGGCCAACGGCGGCAAGACAGCCCTCACCAACCTCGCCCTGCTCTGCAAGCAGGACCACCACCAAGTCCACCGCGGCAACTACATCCTGGAAATGCACCAAGGCCGCCCCCGAGCAACCACCGGCCCCTGGACAACCCCCACAACCCCAGCACCAAACCGCCCACCCACCCCACAACCGACCGCCAACCGACAACCCGCGGCCGGTGAGACGAGCACGGCCACCCCACGCCCCACCGCCAACGCGAGCCCCACCGGCGGTACCAACCGCACGGCCGCCTCGCGCCCCACCGCGAACGCACGCCCCACCGGCGGTCGCAGGGACACGGCCAACCCGCGCCCCGCCGCGAACCGCCGGCCTGCCGCCACAACCGCCGCCACCACTGCGACGGCAACCAGCCACCCAGCCCACCGGAACCGCCCGCCCACCCGCACCAAACCCCCAAGACCACCCCCACCCACAACACCCTGA
- a CDS encoding DinB family protein, which yields MPGRTRRRRDTPPPRTGQTEVETLRGFLDYLRTSVAGKVEGAPEVEARAAAVQSGTNLLGLLNHLTAVESWLFLGDDVKDWPSTFHAVPEDSVDDVVARYRKTVDQVNELLDTCTDLAAPVPHSQPGRKAPSLRWALTHMIEETGRHAGHADILRELIDGSTGR from the coding sequence ATGCCGGGTAGGACTCGTCGTCGGCGGGATACGCCGCCGCCGCGGACTGGGCAGACTGAGGTCGAGACGTTGCGTGGGTTTCTCGACTACCTGCGGACGTCTGTTGCCGGGAAGGTCGAGGGTGCGCCTGAGGTGGAGGCGCGGGCCGCGGCTGTGCAGTCGGGGACGAATCTGCTCGGCCTGCTCAATCACCTGACGGCCGTCGAGAGCTGGCTCTTCCTCGGCGACGATGTGAAGGACTGGCCCTCGACGTTCCACGCCGTACCGGAGGACAGCGTGGACGATGTCGTCGCTCGCTATCGGAAGACGGTTGATCAGGTGAACGAACTACTCGACACCTGTACCGATCTCGCCGCACCGGTTCCGCATTCCCAGCCAGGGCGGAAAGCACCGAGCCTCCGGTGGGCACTCACCCACATGATCGAGGAAACCGGCCGGCACGCAGGCCACGCCGACATCCTGCGTGAACTGATCGACGGCTCCACCGGCCGCTGA
- a CDS encoding LacI family DNA-binding transcriptional regulator translates to MSENGRPTATIRRVAEAAGVSRATVSRVMNGRSTVAPELAARVLEAARALDYAPSPVARSLALGRTATIALIVPDLANPMFQDVLRGLSQAAGEDGHRLIVAESNENVANEEVLAVEARRRCDGIVLASPRLPTEDLERLAPLLSPLVLINRKLPGTGVPSLSVDHGAGIGDLVAHLLSLGHRRIAYLSGPSASISNQDRVDALLRLSAEGREFELVQLACGATFENGHAMAGAVVETGATAVVAYNDMVAFGALSGLHELGIPIPGRLSITGFDDIPFARYTTPPLTTAAVPKNVLGHQAWTQLSNQLHNNPTQNQATFRPRLLVRGSTGRAPTP, encoded by the coding sequence ATGAGCGAGAACGGTCGGCCGACGGCCACCATCCGGCGGGTCGCGGAGGCCGCCGGCGTCTCCCGGGCGACCGTGTCCCGGGTGATGAACGGCCGCTCCACGGTCGCGCCGGAACTGGCCGCGCGGGTCCTCGAGGCCGCCCGCGCCCTCGACTACGCGCCGAGCCCGGTCGCCCGCAGTCTCGCGCTCGGCCGGACCGCGACGATCGCGCTGATCGTGCCGGATCTGGCCAACCCGATGTTCCAGGACGTACTCCGCGGCCTCAGCCAGGCCGCCGGCGAGGACGGCCACCGCCTGATCGTCGCCGAGTCGAACGAGAACGTGGCGAACGAGGAGGTCCTCGCGGTCGAAGCCCGGCGCCGCTGCGACGGCATCGTGCTCGCCTCACCCCGGCTCCCGACCGAAGACCTCGAACGGCTCGCGCCGTTGCTGAGCCCGCTGGTACTGATCAACCGCAAACTCCCCGGCACCGGCGTACCGTCGCTTTCGGTCGACCACGGCGCCGGCATCGGCGACCTGGTCGCCCACCTGCTGTCACTCGGCCATCGGCGGATCGCGTACCTGTCCGGTCCCTCAGCCAGCATCTCGAATCAGGACCGCGTCGACGCACTCCTCCGCCTGTCCGCGGAAGGCAGGGAGTTCGAGCTCGTCCAACTCGCCTGCGGCGCAACCTTCGAGAACGGCCACGCGATGGCGGGCGCCGTCGTCGAAACCGGCGCCACGGCCGTCGTCGCCTACAACGACATGGTCGCCTTCGGAGCCCTCAGCGGCCTCCACGAACTAGGCATCCCCATCCCGGGCCGCCTGTCCATCACCGGCTTCGACGACATCCCCTTCGCCCGCTACACAACCCCACCCCTCACCACCGCCGCCGTCCCCAAGAACGTCCTCGGCCACCAAGCCTGGACCCAACTCTCCAACCAACTCCACAACAACCCCACCCAGAACCAAGCCACCTTCCGCCCCCGCCTCCTGGTCCGAGGCAGCACCGGCCGAGCCCCCACCCCCTAA
- a CDS encoding carbohydrate ABC transporter permease produces the protein MSRTTTVLRRRVPPETAAPPGPDRADRPRYSRRVRDGVTGYVFLAPWLVGLVAITIGPILASLYLAFTDYSLLKPPEWVGLANFAEMLSDDRLHKSLWVTFQYVFISVPLQLVMALGLAIVLNQGIRGLSFYRSVFYLPSLLAGSVSIAILWRQIFGQDGLVNDVLAKVGIEGQSWIAHPDFALGTLVLLNGWTFGAPMVIFLAGLRQIPSSYYEAAAVDGASRWRVFVHVTLPLLTPIIFFNLVLQVIGAFQSFTQAFVISGGSGGPADSTLLFTLYLYEEGFGSFHMGYASAMAWLLLVIIATLTALNFLFAKRWVFYGDE, from the coding sequence GTGAGCAGGACGACGACCGTGCTCCGCCGCCGAGTTCCCCCCGAGACGGCCGCGCCGCCGGGGCCCGATCGCGCCGACCGGCCGCGGTACAGCCGGCGGGTTCGCGACGGGGTCACCGGTTACGTGTTCCTCGCGCCCTGGCTGGTCGGCCTGGTCGCGATCACGATCGGGCCGATCCTGGCGTCGCTGTACCTGGCCTTCACCGACTATTCGCTGCTCAAGCCACCGGAGTGGGTCGGGCTGGCGAACTTCGCCGAGATGCTGTCCGACGACCGGCTGCACAAGTCGTTGTGGGTGACGTTCCAGTATGTGTTCATCTCGGTGCCGCTGCAGTTGGTGATGGCGCTCGGGCTGGCGATCGTGCTGAACCAGGGGATCCGCGGCCTGAGCTTCTACCGCTCGGTGTTCTACCTGCCGTCGCTGCTGGCCGGCAGCGTGTCGATCGCGATCCTGTGGCGGCAGATCTTCGGCCAGGACGGCCTGGTGAACGACGTCCTGGCCAAGGTCGGGATCGAGGGCCAGAGCTGGATCGCGCATCCGGACTTCGCGCTGGGCACCCTGGTGCTGCTCAACGGCTGGACGTTCGGCGCGCCGATGGTGATCTTCCTGGCCGGGCTGCGGCAGATCCCGTCCTCGTACTACGAGGCCGCCGCGGTCGACGGCGCGAGCAGGTGGCGGGTGTTCGTGCACGTCACGCTGCCGCTGCTGACCCCGATCATCTTCTTCAACCTGGTGCTGCAGGTGATCGGCGCGTTCCAGAGTTTCACCCAGGCGTTCGTGATCAGCGGCGGCTCCGGCGGCCCGGCGGACTCGACGCTGCTGTTCACGCTCTACCTGTACGAGGAGGGCTTCGGCTCCTTCCACATGGGCTACGCGTCCGCGATGGCCTGGCTGCTGTTGGTCATCATCGCGACGCTGACCGCGCTCAACTTCCTGTTCGCCAAGCGATGGGTGTTCTACGGTGACGAGTGA
- a CDS encoding carbohydrate ABC transporter permease translates to MTSETLRVRRADRPAQPDDRIRRFTRHLLIIGFGLVMLYPLLWMVSSSFKPTELIFREPGLFPSEASFRNYTEGWGALAHPFEHYLLNSALIAVLAIVGNLLSCSLAAYAFARVEFPLKKLWFALMLGTIMLPVHVLIVPQYVLFSKLDWINTILPLVVPKFLAHDAFFVFLMVQFIRGLPRELDEAARLDGCGHFRIFGRIVLPLCLPALATSAVFTFIWTWNDFFSQLIFLTDPDKYTVPVALRSFMDAQGQTSWGPLFAMSIVALVPIFGFFLAGQRYLTRGIATTGLK, encoded by the coding sequence GTGACGAGTGAAACGCTGCGGGTGCGCCGGGCCGACCGCCCCGCGCAGCCCGACGACCGGATCCGCCGGTTCACCCGGCACCTGCTGATCATCGGCTTCGGCCTGGTGATGCTGTACCCGCTGCTGTGGATGGTGTCGAGCTCGTTCAAGCCGACCGAGCTGATCTTCCGCGAGCCCGGGCTGTTCCCGAGCGAGGCGAGTTTCCGCAACTACACCGAGGGCTGGGGCGCGCTCGCGCACCCGTTCGAGCACTACCTGCTGAACTCGGCGCTGATCGCGGTGCTGGCGATCGTCGGGAACCTGCTCAGCTGCTCGCTCGCGGCGTACGCGTTCGCCCGGGTCGAGTTCCCGCTGAAGAAGCTGTGGTTCGCCCTCATGCTCGGCACGATCATGCTGCCGGTGCACGTGCTGATCGTGCCGCAGTACGTGTTGTTCTCGAAGCTGGACTGGATCAACACGATCCTGCCGCTGGTGGTGCCGAAGTTCCTCGCGCACGACGCGTTCTTCGTGTTCCTGATGGTGCAGTTCATCCGCGGCCTGCCCCGTGAGCTGGACGAGGCGGCCCGGCTGGACGGCTGCGGGCACTTCCGGATCTTCGGCCGGATCGTGCTGCCGTTGTGCCTGCCGGCGCTGGCGACGTCGGCGGTGTTCACCTTCATCTGGACCTGGAACGACTTCTTCAGCCAGCTGATCTTCCTCACCGACCCGGACAAGTACACCGTGCCGGTGGCGCTGCGCTCGTTCATGGACGCGCAGGGCCAGACCTCGTGGGGCCCGCTGTTCGCGATGTCGATCGTCGCCCTGGTGCCGATCTTCGGCTTCTTCCTGGCCGGCCAGCGCTACCTCACCCGGGGTATCGCGACCACCGGCCTCAAGTGA